One Phaseolus vulgaris cultivar G19833 chromosome 2, P. vulgaris v2.0, whole genome shotgun sequence DNA window includes the following coding sequences:
- the LOC137812301 gene encoding putative ETHYLENE INSENSITIVE 3-like 4 protein: MVEIHEHINPFDEENEEEEEEEEINYDQLKKRMWKDRILLQKLKENRPKEESDQEAKQEACRRKKMSRAQDSILKYMVKIMEVCNAQGFVYGIIPEKGKPVTGSSDSLREWWKEKVKFDQNAPTALAKFMPLLQINDLDPTSYMHLLNDLQDTTLSSLLSALMQHCMPPQRRFPLERGFAPPWWPTGTEAWWGEQGLLAQEHGPPPYKKPHDLKKVWKVSLLAAVIKHISPNLDKLRRLVTQSKTLQDKMTAKDTATWSKVMNQEEALLQLTNKCLKISLLDEDENECESSTSTSHEGSCVAELNGDSNLFGGIIEKRKSVIDLDATTDKLYACQYYHCPQSEMGMGFLDKNSRMNHESHCGYRTSQNPTLLHDNVSNDTQIICEDDWMNMEVARANQNDNDHLGDLNDQLRDIVGKTPEDYGSLWLNSLEDLELHTALDQIDMNLNRNSEQDTPQGQEITSIWDLTYK; encoded by the coding sequence ATGGTGGAGATTCACGAACACATCAACCcctttgatgaagaaaatgaagaagaagaagaagaagaagagatcAACTATGACCAGCTTAAGAAGAGAATGTGGAAGGACCGCATCCTGCTGCAGAAGCTAAAGGAGAATCGccccaaagaagagtcagaccAAGAAGCGAAACAAGAAGCTTGTAGGCGGAAGAAGATGTCAAGAGCACAAGATTCAATCCTCAAATACATGGTGAAGATCATGGAAGTTTGCAACGCTCAAGGTTTTGTGTATGGGATTATCCCTGAGAAGGGTAAGCCAGTGACAGGCTCTTCTGACAGCTTACGTGAGTGGTGGAAAGAAAAGGTCAAATTTGATCAAAATGCTCCAACTGCCCTTGCAAAATTCATGCCGCTCCTTCAAATTAATGATTTGGATCCAACTTCCTACATGCATCTCCTTAATGACTTGCAAGACACTACTTTGAGTTCACTCCTTTCTGCTCTCATGCAACATTGTATGCCTCCCCAAAGAAGATTCCCTCTTGAGAGAGGCTTTGCTCCACCCTGGTGGCCAACAGGGACAGAAGCTTGGTGGGGTGAACAAGGTCTTTTGGCCCAAGAACACGGGCCACCTCCTTATAAGAAGCCTCATGACCTCAAAAAGGTTTGGAAAGTCTCTCTCCTGGCTGCAGTTATCAAACACATATCTCCTAATTTGGATAAACTTAGAAGGTTGGTGACTCAGTCCAAAACTTTGCAAGACAAAATGACAGCCAAGGACACAGCAACTTGGTCCAAGGTTATGAACCAAGAAGAAGCTCTGTTGCAACTAACCAACAAGTGCCTCAAAATATCTCTATTAGACGAAGATGAAAATGAATGTGAAAGCTCCACTAGCACTTCCCATGAAGGGAGTTGTGTAGCTGAGTTGAATGGTGACTCCAATTTATTTGGTGGGATCATTGAGAAAAGGAAGAGTGTGATTGACTTAGATGCTACTACTGATAAGCTATATGCTTGTCAATACTACCACTGTCCACAAAGTGAAATGGGTATGGGATTTCTGGACAAAAACTCAAGGATGAACCATGAGTCCCATTGTGGTTATCGCACTAGTCAAAACCCTACTCTCCTTCACGATAATGTGTCCAATGACACACAAATTATATGTGAGGATGATTGGATGAATATGGAAGTAGCAAGAGCTAATCAGAATGATAATGACCATTTGGGAGATCTAAATGATCAATTGAGAGATATTGTAGGAAAGACACCAGAAGATTATGGAAGCTTATGGCTAAATTCCCTTGAAGATCTTGAATTGCACACTGCACTGGATCAGATCGACATGAACTTGAATCGAAATTCAGAGCAAGATACACCACAAGGCCAAGAAATAACCTCAATTTGGGACTTAACCTACAAATAG
- the LOC137812307 gene encoding small ribosomal subunit protein uS17-like — translation MAEQTEKAFLKQPKVFLSSKKTGKGKRPGKGGNRFWKSIGLSFKTPREAIEGTYIDKKCPFTGNVSIRGRILAGTCHSAKMNRTIVVRRNYLHFIKKYQRYEKRHSNIPAHISPCFRVKEGDHVIIGQCRPLSKTVRFNVLKVIPAGSSSGAKKAFTGI, via the exons ATGGCTGAACAA ACCGAGAAGGCGTTTCTGAAACAACCAAAAGTGTTCCTCAG TTCAAAGAAAACTGGTAAGGGGAAGAGACCTGGCAAAGGGGGTAACCGTTTTTGGAAATCCATTGGTCTTAGTTTTAAGACTCCCAGGGAAGCCATCGaag GAACCTATATTGATAAGAAGTGCCCCTTCACTGGCAATGTCTCTATTCGTGGCCGTATCCTAGCAGGAACATGTCACAGTGCTAAGATGAATAGGACTATTGTTGTTAGGAGGAATTATCTCCATTTTATTAAGAAGTACCAGAG gtATGAGAAGAGGCACTCCAATATTCCTGCTCATATATCACCTTGTTTCCGTGTGAAGGAAGGTGATCATGTCATTATTGGACAATGCAG GCCACTCTCCAAGACAGTGAGGTTCAATGTCTTGAAAGTGATTCCTGCAGGATCTTCTAGCGGTGCAAAGAAAGCATTTACTGGAATCTGA
- the LOC137809510 gene encoding uncharacterized protein: MDSSEDFEQELYDGVNVWDDDDIEKSLSKSKGYECTDAFTTNEVFRTRDELLKWVRKVAFDIGFCIVILRSDTSTGQRGRKTFVLLGCERGGQYRRYKKDLQVIESGIRKCACPFRLRGYPVKSGEGWILKLICGSHNHELANTLVDHPYVGRFTCSEKSMLMDMTDSSVKPRNILLTMKEHNEKNVSTIKQVYNARYMYKKSVRGDRTEMQQLMMLLERDMYRMPLFEVVGVTSTGLTFSAVFMLLASERHHNFVWALEKLKGLFLRFDSYPKVVVSDRDIALMNAINVVFSETANLLCRFHIDKNVKAKCKMIVHPKEAWDQVMESWGAIVDCENVESYEHRVEALNVVCSPWPIFTEYVISTWLNPHKEKFVKAWTDKVMHLGNMTSNRVEAAHWSLKRILETSMGDLCFFWESINKMIILQHNAIKSSFEKSLHVVSHVFNVTRYKKLLGFVSKYALQYIAEESDRVEYVGLDKSRISSDDTSAELSIQQEWVVIMNRFNEVDMAGKINIKAKLREIAYPDNTYLCPPREKVKTKGALKGRQSKFGKSTKRIPSYFEHVDAILSQHDSSSSLKCSKGFISETPPTKSIPMLQQFPVGIHPYIVDIVDVKADGHCGYRAVGALLGMGEESWAIVRMNLHKELCQWRQEYIDLFDGDERYEFLKNSLLVDHMINTDKWMTIPNMGYVIANRYNVIVVCLSLKHSLTIFPLRSQPPTDFKHHRIICIGHVHGNHFVQVQLQEGFPIPPTDILWSTYCYPIAKTWCSYYISRMQMFTQIMSIRRYL, from the exons ATGGACAGTAGTGAAGATTTTGAACAAGAATTATATGATGGTGTGAATGTGTGGGATGATGATGATATTGAGAAGTCATTATCTAAATCGAAGGGATATGAATGTACAGATGCGTTTACTACAAATGAG GTATTTCGTACTCGGGATGAGCTCCTAAAGTGGGTTAGAAAAGTTGCGTTTGACATTGGTTTTTGTATTGTGATATTGAGATCGGATACTTCAACTGGCCAACGAGGAAGGAAAACATTTGTATTATTAGGTTGTGAGAGAGGAGGTCAATACAGACGATATAAGAAGGATTTACAGGTTATTGAGAGTGGAATTAGGAAATGTGCTTGTCCTTTCAGATTACGAGGGTATCCAGTAAAGAGTGGTGAAGGGTGGATATTGAAATTAATCTGTGGGTCTCATAATCATGAGTTGGCAAATACATTGGTTGATCATCCATATGTTGGTAGGTTCACATGTAGTGAGAAGTCAATGCTTATGGACATGACAGACAGTTCGGTGAAGCCTAGAAATATTTTGCTGACAATGAAAGAGCATAATGAGAAAAATGTGAGCACAATAAAACAAGTTTATAATGCACGATATATGTACAAAAAATCAGTACGAGGTGATAGAACTGAAATGCAACAATTGATGATGTTACTTGAGCGTGATAT GTATAGGATGCCCTTGTTTGAAGTTGTTGGTGTAACCTCGACGGGATTGACCTTCAGTGCTGTATTTATGTTACTCGCATCAGAACGTCATCATAACTTTGTATGGGCCCTTGAGAAGCTGAAAGGTTTGTTTTTGAGATTTGATTCATACCCGAAGGTTGTGGTTAGTGATAGAGATATTGCTCTAATGAATGCAATAAATGTTGTGTTTTCCGAAACTGCTAATTTGTTATGTCGTtttcacattgataaaaatgttaaagCTAAATGTAAAATGATTGTTCATCCAAAAGAGGCATGGGATCAAGTGATGGAATCTTGGGGAGCAATTGTTGATTGTGAAAATGTAGAGTCTTATGAGCATCGTGTTGAGGCACTTAATGTTGTTTGTTCACCATGGCCTATATTTACTGAATATGTTATTAGTACTTGGTTAAATCCACATAAAGAAAAGTTTGTTAAGGCTTGGACGGATAAAGTCATGCACTTAGGCAACATGACAAGTAACAGGGTTGAGGCTGCACATTGGAGTTTAAAGAGGATCCTTGAGACGTCAATGGGGGACTTATGCTTTTTTTGGGAATCCATTAATAAGATGATCATTTTGCAACATAATGCAATTAAATCTTCATTTGAAAAGAGTTTGCATGTAGTGAGTCATGTCTTCAATGTAACAAGATATAAGAAATTGCTTGGCTTCGTATCGAAATATGCCTTGCAGTATATTGCAGAAGAGAGTGATCGAGTTGAATATGTTGGTTTAGATAAATCTC GTATTTCAAGTGATGATACTTCAGCAGAGTTGTCCATCCAACAAGAGTGGGTTGTCATTATGAATCGGTTCAATGAGGTTGACATGGCTGGTAAGATTAACATCAAAGCCAAATTACGTGAGATTGCCTATCCAGATAACACATATTTATGTCCACCAAGGGAGAAAGTCAAAACAAAAGGTGCACTAAAAGGGCGTCAAAGTAAATTTGGTAAATCAACGAAGCGAATTCCTTCTTACTTTGAACATGTTGATGCCATTCTTTCACAACATGATAGTTCATCTAGTTTGAAATGTAGCAAGGGATTTATTTCGGAGACTCCTCCGACCAAATCAATACCAATGCTACAACAATTTCCGGTGGGAATTCATCCTTACATTGTTGATATTGTTGATGTTAAGGCTGACGGTCATTGTGGCTATCGTGCTGTTGGTGCATTATTGGGTATGGGAGAGGAGTCCTGGGCTATTGTACGCATGAACTTGCATAAAGAACTTTGTCAATGGCGTCAAGAATATATTGATTTGTTTGACGGGGATGAACGAtatgaatttttgaaaaattcactTCTAGTTGACCACATG ATAAATACAGATAAGTGGATGACAATACCAAATATGGGATACGTTATTGCAAATCGATATAATGTGATTGTTGTGTGTTTATCTCTTAAACATTCATTGACTATTTTTCCATTAAGATCCCAACCTCCAACAGATTTTAAGCATCACCGCATCATCTGTATTGGACATGTTCATGGAAATCATTTTGTTCAG GTTCAATTGCAAGAAGGTTTCCCAATTCCACCAACAGATATTTTATGGTCTACTTATTGTTATCCAATTGCCAAAACATGGTGTTCATATTATATTAGTCGGATGCAAATGTTTACACAAATTATGTCCATTAGACGATATTTATAG